A section of the Eriocheir sinensis breed Jianghai 21 chromosome 62, ASM2467909v1, whole genome shotgun sequence genome encodes:
- the LOC126986743 gene encoding protein D7-like isoform X2, translated as MEYRMMENLLTCPYNSSHQIIPHRMAMHLIKCKKNYPNMDMKECIFNAVHVVPASEFQAHLLSCEDKQLVEREIFSRPQVKKEGPLVKPEAVPVENVSFTCEDWESERVESSYSPEASIINKEFTRPPPSGLSKSARKQWRLNEIERVKRLQNGLPVTSAQSASPDNHLSMTSSVTRNSDWTAGGAVPKLQDKNVKSSSSSAESDTNIGQVSQDGKQSCGTSVSSADHPTELDSLKNLTNNPRVCEKKIQRLDMGGYIKNKRKLEKKLFEIEKLENLKENFNQKLTIQEESKIVLKESILEQLRDLMTHLDV; from the exons ATGGAGTACCGCATGATGGAAAATCTTTTGACGTGCCCCTATAATAGCAGCCACCAGATTATACCTCATCGGATGGCAATGCACCTTATCAAGTGCAAAAAG AATTACCCAAACATGGACATGAAGGAATGCATCTTCAATGCTGTGCATGTGGTGCCGGCCTCAGAGTTCCAGGCACACCTGCTGAGCTGCGAGGACAAGCAGCTTGTGGAGCGAGAAATCTTCAGCC GGCcacaagtaaagaaggaaggccCATTGGTGAAGCCTGAAGCCGTGCCAGTGGAGAATGTTTCCTTTACATGTGAGGACTGGGAGTCAGAGCGTGTAGAGTCTTCATATTCTCCTGAAGCCAGCATCATCAATAAGGAATTCACCAG ACCTCCTCCGTCTGGACTTAGCAAAAGTGCTCGCAAGCAATGGAGATTGAATGAGATTGAACGAGTGAAACGCCTCCAGAATGGACT CCCAGTGACCAGTGCCCAGTCCGCATCTCCAGACAATCATTTATCCATGACAAGTTCTGTAACAAGAAACAGCGATTGGACTGCTGGTGGTGCTGTTCCAAAACTCCAAG ATAAAAATGTTAAGAGTAGTTCATCAAGTGCTGAATCAGACACAAATATTGGACAAGTGTCCCAAGATGGAAAACAGTCTTGTGGAACTTCTGTCTCAAGTGCTGACCATCCAACAGAGCTTGACAGTTTGAAGAACCTCACCAACAACCCTCGG GTTTGTGAGAAAAAAATCCAAAGGCTTGATATGGGTGGCTACATTAAGAATAAGCGAAAACTAGAGAAGAAGCTTTTTGAGATTGAGAAGCTGGAAAACTTAAAGGAAAACTTCAATCAGAAACTGACAATTCAAGAAGAGAGCAAAATTGTCTTGAAGGAAAGCATTTTGGAACAGCTGAGAGACTTGATGACCCACCTCGATGTGTAG